DNA sequence from the Streptomyces canus genome:
ATCACCGGGGACTCGACGAGGGAGCCGTGCTCGCCGCGCAGCGGGGAGTCCGCCGGGATCATGGCCGCGGTCAGGACCGCGACGAAGCCGGCGGCGGCCAGGCCGGTCATCCGCAGGGCGCGGCGCTGCTCCGGGGTGACCTCGACCGCCTTCAGCTCCTCGGCGCTCAGCGCCTTCACCGGCTCGTCGGGGGCCAGGTCCGAGCGCTTGGAGATGACCTTGTCGACGACGAGCGTGATGACCAGGGCGACGAGGACGGACGAGGCGAGGCCGAAGAAGTAGTTCGCGACCGGGGTGACGGTGACGTGCGGGTCGATGGTGTGCGCGGCAGCCGTGGAGATCGACGACAGCAGGACGTCGGTGGTGGTGAGGGACGGGGAGGCGTCGTAGCCGGCGGAGATGGAGACGTAGGCGACGATGCAGCCGAGGACGGGGCTGCGTCCGGCGGCGCGGAAGACGAGTGCCCCGAGCGGTATGAGGGTGACGTACGCGGCGTCGCCCGCGACGTGGGCGACCATCGCCGTCATCGACAGCGCGAAGGTGAGGTACCGGCCCGGCACCCGGGCGACCATGCGGCGCAGCAGGGTCGTGAACAGGCCGCTCGCCTCGGCGACCGCGATCCCGAAGCCCACGATGAGGATCGTGGCCAGCGGCGGGAAGGTCGCGAAATTCTCGACGGCCCCCTCGACCATCGTCGTGACGCCGGCCTTGCTGAGCAGGCTCTGCACCTTGATGGTCTCGTGCGTTCCGGGATGCACGGCGCCGACCCCGGCCGCCGCCAGGATCGCGCTGAGGACGATCACGACCCCCGCGAGGATCCAGAACAGCCAGAACGGGTTGGGCAGCTTGTTGCCGACCTTCTCGATCGCGGCGAAGGCGCGGAACGCGGTACGCAGGGCTCTCGACGGTGGCTCGGTCGGCCGGGACTCGGTGGCGGTGGCACTCATGGGTACCTCTTCGTGCACTCGGGGAGGGTTCGAGATGACGCGGGGGGGGAACATCCTTTGGGGATGTTCCTGCAAACCATGACAGCACAGTGAGAGATTCTCTAGAGTCGGTGTGTAACAGTGGGAT
Encoded proteins:
- a CDS encoding AbgT family transporter is translated as MSATATESRPTEPPSRALRTAFRAFAAIEKVGNKLPNPFWLFWILAGVVIVLSAILAAAGVGAVHPGTHETIKVQSLLSKAGVTTMVEGAVENFATFPPLATILIVGFGIAVAEASGLFTTLLRRMVARVPGRYLTFALSMTAMVAHVAGDAAYVTLIPLGALVFRAAGRSPVLGCIVAYVSISAGYDASPSLTTTDVLLSSISTAAAHTIDPHVTVTPVANYFFGLASSVLVALVITLVVDKVISKRSDLAPDEPVKALSAEELKAVEVTPEQRRALRMTGLAAAGFVAVLTAAMIPADSPLRGEHGSLVESPVITGMSIVLFLFFSLLGWVYGRSVGTFRTAGDIVDALVEGTRTYAPILVLFFAISQFLAYFKWTNIGNVIAIQGAEALKQMHLGGWTVLVGIAVLITFMNLVITSGSALWALAAPVLIPMLMLIGIEPQTTQAVYRVADSVTNCVTPMSPYFAMALGFIQQHKKSAGIGTLASFTIPIAAVVWVVWVAFFVAWYLLGLPFGIS